A genome region from Flavobacterium sp. CFS9 includes the following:
- a CDS encoding OsmC family protein, which translates to MKVTLNRVNDAFHFKLKNERGHVVDVDSRAEFGGSDLGASPMELVLMGVAGCSAIDMISILKKQRQEITSFNAEVEGERVQVGEAKPFKEINVIFYLEGDIIPEKAQRAAQLSFEKYCSVSKTIEPTATIKYKVVLNNEELK; encoded by the coding sequence ATGAAAGTAACTTTGAACAGAGTAAATGACGCGTTTCATTTTAAACTTAAAAACGAACGTGGTCATGTAGTGGATGTTGACAGCAGAGCCGAATTTGGCGGAAGCGATTTAGGCGCAAGTCCTATGGAATTAGTATTGATGGGGGTTGCGGGATGCAGTGCCATTGATATGATTTCGATCTTAAAAAAGCAACGTCAGGAAATCACTTCATTTAATGCTGAGGTAGAAGGAGAGCGTGTACAAGTTGGCGAAGCAAAACCTTTTAAAGAAATCAATGTGATTTTTTATTTAGAAGGCGATATTATCCCTGAAAAAGCACAACGCGCAGCCCAGCTTTCTTTTGAGAAATATTGCTCGGTTTCAAAAACAATAGAGCCTACAGCTACTATAAAATACAAAGTGGTCCTGAACAACGAAGAATTGAAATAA
- a CDS encoding PLP-dependent aspartate aminotransferase family protein produces MNTEEFGFETQAIRTQLERSQYLEHSVPLYLSSSFVFEDAEDMRASFTEEKERNIYSRFSNPNTTEFVDKICKMEGAEAGYAFATGMAAVYSTFAALLNSGDHIVSASSVFGSTHALFMTYFPKWNIETSYFDISKPETIEEFIKPNTKILYAESPTNPGVDVIDLQLLGDLAKKHNLILIIDNCFATPYLQQPIKFGAHLVVHSATKLIDGQGRVLGGVTVGSEDLIRQIYLFSRNTGPALSPFNAWVLSKSLETLAVRVEKHCENALKVAEFLEAHPNVNSIKYPFLKSHPQYEIAKKQMRLGGNIIAFEIKGGIEAGRKFLDKIKLCSLSANIGDTRSIVTHPASTTHSKLSEEDQLAVGITQGLVRVSVGLETVEDVIADLKQALS; encoded by the coding sequence ATGAACACAGAAGAATTTGGTTTTGAAACACAAGCCATTAGAACACAGTTAGAAAGAAGCCAGTATCTAGAGCATTCGGTGCCATTATACTTATCATCAAGTTTTGTATTTGAAGATGCTGAAGACATGAGAGCTTCTTTTACAGAAGAAAAAGAAAGAAACATTTACAGCCGTTTCAGCAATCCGAATACCACAGAGTTTGTGGACAAAATTTGTAAAATGGAAGGCGCAGAGGCGGGTTATGCTTTTGCAACCGGAATGGCAGCGGTATATTCTACTTTTGCAGCATTATTAAATTCAGGAGATCATATTGTGTCTGCGAGCAGTGTTTTTGGTTCGACACACGCTTTGTTTATGACTTATTTTCCAAAATGGAATATCGAAACCTCTTATTTTGATATTAGCAAGCCGGAAACCATTGAAGAGTTCATTAAACCAAATACAAAAATTTTATACGCAGAGTCACCTACAAATCCGGGTGTTGATGTGATCGATTTACAATTGTTAGGTGATCTTGCTAAAAAACACAACCTGATTTTAATTATCGATAACTGTTTTGCGACGCCTTACCTTCAGCAGCCTATAAAATTTGGAGCGCATCTGGTAGTGCATTCAGCGACCAAATTGATTGACGGTCAGGGAAGAGTTTTAGGCGGAGTTACGGTTGGAAGCGAAGATTTAATCAGACAGATTTACTTATTTTCAAGAAATACAGGACCGGCTTTGTCTCCGTTTAATGCATGGGTTTTGTCGAAAAGCTTAGAGACACTGGCTGTTCGCGTGGAGAAACACTGTGAAAATGCTTTAAAAGTAGCAGAGTTTTTAGAGGCACATCCAAATGTGAATAGTATAAAATATCCGTTTTTGAAGTCACATCCACAATATGAGATTGCCAAAAAGCAAATGAGATTGGGAGGAAATATTATAGCTTTTGAAATTAAAGGCGGCATTGAAGCCGGAAGAAAATTTTTAGATAAAATAAAACTCTGTTCGCTATCGGCCAATATTGGCGATACAAGATCGATTGTGACGCATCCTGCCTCAACCACACACAGTAAGTTGTCGGAAGAAGATCAATTGGCAGTTGGAATTACACAAGGTCTTGTGCGTGTTTCAGTAGGTTTAGAAACGGTAGAAGATGTGATTGCTGATTTGAAGCAGGCGCTTAGCTAA